From a region of the Cloacibacillus sp. genome:
- a CDS encoding Fur family transcriptional regulator: MWTVDDGIAVLRERGAKITAQRIAILHQLEGRTDHPSADTLYRELSAEYSTMSVATLYSTAQLLADAGLIKILSIDDKRVYFDPTTSTHGHFLCRKCGKLFDIPVDEDEIFKSAASVRDNIAQIERTEIFFYGLCSDCLKI, translated from the coding sequence GAAAGAGGCGCGAAGATAACCGCGCAGAGGATAGCTATTCTTCATCAGCTAGAGGGACGCACGGATCATCCTTCCGCTGATACGCTCTACCGCGAACTCTCTGCGGAATATTCAACGATGTCGGTGGCGACGCTCTACAGCACGGCGCAGCTTCTGGCTGACGCCGGCCTCATCAAAATATTGAGCATCGACGACAAGAGGGTCTATTTCGACCCCACCACCTCGACGCACGGCCATTTCCTTTGCAGAAAATGCGGAAAACTTTTTGACATTCCCGTTGACGAGGACGAAATTTTCAAATCGGCGGCCTCAGTCCGCGACAACATCGCGCAGATCGAGCGTACGGAGATATTCTTCTACGGCCTCTGCTCCGACTGCCTGAAAATTTAG
- the mrtS gene encoding Synerg-CTERM system glutamic-type intramembrane protease MrtS, producing MGTAISFAAGLFLLYWPYFWCWYKKVSPDTLGLYWDFNIRDMMQTLCVSALILAGLTVVAMNWPWENLPKHRGLWTALNMAGSGLAAAVIEETFFRGWLQPVLEKKLHPYAAIVVTNMIFAPIHLIVAPYWISLATFFPGLIMGWLKYRYKNLFPPALFHFVGNIWAIWFFPMPVKF from the coding sequence ATGGGCACTGCCATATCGTTTGCGGCCGGGCTCTTTCTTTTATACTGGCCCTATTTTTGGTGCTGGTATAAAAAAGTTTCACCTGATACGCTCGGCCTCTATTGGGATTTCAATATCAGAGATATGATGCAGACACTTTGTGTGTCTGCATTAATATTGGCGGGGCTGACGGTAGTCGCCATGAACTGGCCGTGGGAAAACCTTCCCAAGCACAGGGGTTTATGGACCGCGCTGAACATGGCTGGCTCTGGGCTTGCCGCGGCGGTCATAGAAGAGACTTTTTTCCGTGGCTGGCTCCAGCCGGTGCTTGAAAAAAAGCTGCACCCCTACGCCGCCATCGTGGTGACAAATATGATATTTGCGCCCATCCACCTCATCGTAGCTCCCTACTGGATATCTCTTGCAACATTTTTTCCGGGGCTCATCATGGGCTGGCTCAAATACAGATATAAAAATCTCTTCCCGCCGGCGCTCTTTCATTTCGTGGGCAACATCTGGGCAATATGGTTCTTCCCGATGCCAGTGAAATTCTGA
- the galU gene encoding UTP--glucose-1-phosphate uridylyltransferase GalU, with protein MTAKTQKEYKPIKKAVFPVAGLGTRFLPATKDIPKEMMPLVDRPLIHHGVDEAVASGCTDVVFVTGQGKESIKKYFEPSPELSAMLRERGKDELADKVDAISRMASFHYAFQERPLGLGHALLCAEELCGDDYFGLLLPDDVMAAEPTVLSQLERVREKYGFSVLCLEEVAWEDVSRYGIVDAEEIEPGVYKIRALVEKPSKEEAPSNLAIMGRYLLSPKIFDHLKKIKRGAGGEFQLTDAISSLLDEEPVYGAVYSGKRHDCGVKEGWIKATVAKALEDPELQKIVLDTVKESGLLS; from the coding sequence ATGACCGCTAAGACGCAGAAAGAATACAAACCGATAAAAAAAGCAGTCTTTCCAGTAGCTGGGCTTGGTACGAGATTTCTCCCCGCTACAAAGGACATTCCAAAAGAGATGATGCCGCTCGTAGACCGTCCGCTCATACACCACGGAGTTGACGAGGCAGTAGCCTCCGGCTGCACCGACGTCGTCTTTGTAACGGGGCAGGGCAAAGAGAGCATCAAAAAATATTTCGAGCCGTCACCCGAACTTTCGGCGATGCTGCGCGAGCGCGGCAAAGATGAGCTTGCCGACAAAGTTGACGCAATCAGCCGCATGGCGTCGTTCCATTACGCCTTTCAGGAACGTCCGCTTGGCCTGGGGCACGCGCTTCTTTGCGCTGAGGAGCTTTGCGGCGATGATTACTTTGGGCTTTTGCTTCCCGACGACGTGATGGCGGCCGAGCCTACCGTTCTTTCGCAGCTTGAACGCGTCAGAGAAAAATACGGTTTCTCCGTACTCTGCCTCGAAGAGGTGGCGTGGGAGGATGTCTCAAGATACGGCATCGTCGACGCGGAGGAGATAGAGCCGGGCGTCTATAAGATACGTGCGCTCGTCGAAAAGCCGTCGAAAGAAGAGGCGCCGTCAAATCTCGCCATCATGGGGCGCTATCTGCTCTCCCCGAAAATATTCGATCATCTGAAAAAAATCAAAAGAGGAGCCGGAGGCGAATTTCAGCTGACGGACGCCATCTCCTCCCTGCTTGACGAAGAGCCCGTATATGGCGCCGTCTATTCAGGCAAACGTCACGACTGCGGCGTCAAAGAGGGCTGGATAAAGGCGACCGTCGCAAAGGCGCTCGAAGACCCCGAGCTGCAAAAAATAGTTCTGGATACTGTCAAAGAAAGCGGCCTGCTTTCGTAA